A window of Blastocatellia bacterium genomic DNA:
TAACGTGAATTACTTGCGCTCCTAAATCGCCAGCTATTACTTGTGCTGCCATTTGCAACTGAACACCAAGGCTATTTTCTGGGTATTTAATGGTTGGAGTATATTTAGTAATTCCTGCTTGTAAAGATTGAGAGCTATCAAGCGCATCTAACGCAGTTTGTTCAACATAGAGAAAATTAAAATCATCTGACTTAATAGCATTGCTTTTTGCTAAAGTGTTAATTTGATTGTTTCGGTCAGCCGGATATTTAGCATCTGTTTGGAATTGATATAAAGGAAAACTATTTATAGAAGCAGGGATAAGTTTTTCTGCCACTAAACTCTTAGGTAAAGCTGCGGATCCTCGCCCATCACCAAGATTAATTACTGATAAAGGGTTGCCAGTGTCAGAAAGTTTTACATCTCCATATTTACCTAACCAGCCTAGTTGAAAAACTTCTTCTCTAGTTGTTGGGTCGGCACGATGATAAATTGCTCGTGATTGGAAATGCGAAAGATTTGGATTTGGATATCCAGTATTTTGAATTACAGCAATTCGCTTTTGATCAAATAAGCTCTTAAATTTGCTCATCACTGGGTGAAAACCTAAGTTATCACTAGCTTTTAGGACTGAGCTTTCTGCAATTGCAAGCATTGGACGTGCATCATAATAAGCCTTGTCAGTATAAGGAATAACAGTATTTAACCCATCATTTCCTCCATCTAGCTGTACAACTACCAACACTTTACCAGATGGATTTGGTGCGGCAAAAACATTGCTAGAGCTTTGAAAACAAAGTTCTGGTGATGCAATTGATAATGAAAGTAAACCTATTGTTCCTTTTAAGAAATCTCTTCTTGAGTGTGCCATGGTAATCTCCTCTATAAATTAATTAAGTTGGTAGTCAGGTAAAGTAATAATTAAATGGATTAAACCTCTAACTTTTTTGTCAATGTTTGCATCAGTTAAAGTAAATTTGCCTTTTGAACCATCATCGTTTTGATCTAAATATTTCTTAAGTGTTTTATTGCTTAATACATCAACATCAAAAAGACCTAATTGTTTAAGGAAAAAATCAACTACATCTTTAGATTTTGTTGCTTTTGAGTTAGAAAGTAGTGCTTTAGGATCAATGGTTGCTCCTCGTGTCATACGATTGCTAGATAATGTATTAGCAAAGTTAAAACGATTAAGTAAAGTTGAAGTGTTAATCCACTCTATACCACCATCCCAACCACTTACAGAAGGAGGATTAAAAAGAGTTTGACCTTGTATAGATAGAGAATTAAGAATATCCCCAGCTTTGCCACGAGTATCAATTGTAGCTTTAAGCATTTTTAATGTTCCAACTACATATTCTGTAGGGCTTTTTACTATACTATTAAATGCTTTTTCTGAGAAAAATTCATCTGAAGTAAGAATTGCTTGCATCACAGCTTTGATGCTAAATCTACTGGTTAAATAAATATTAGCTAAATTATCAATGGTGCTTTGTTTTGGATTTTGGAAAGCAAAGAATTCAAATAATTTCTTACTAATAAATTGTGCTGTAGCAGGTTTGCCAGAAATAATTCGCACAATATCATCACCGTTAAATGGGCCGGTTTCACCTAAAAAAGTTTTAGTTCCAAAGTCATGTTGATTGGTTTCAAATTGGAATTCTTTTGTCCTACGATTAATTGACCAACCTGTAAAAGCACGAGCGGCTTCTTTTACATCCATTTCCGTATAATTGCCAACGCCCATTGAAAAAAGTTCGTTAAGTTCACGTGCATAGTTTTCATTAGGTTGACCTTTTTTGTTAGTAAAATTGTCTAACCAAATGATCATTGCTGGGTCTTGAGAAACTGCTAAAAGAAAATCTTGGAAATTGCCTAAAGCAAATTTTCTAAATAATTGGTTTTGTTGCAACATCAATTCTTGTTCTTTTACTTTGAAAATTGCAGTTGCAAAATGATCATGCCAAAAGAAAACCATTTTTTCTTGTAACGGTCTTTTAGTAAAAATCATTCTTAAGACCCACCAAAGAATTAAATCAGAGGTTTTAGTTAAATCTAAATTAGCCGCAGCAATCTGGCGGTCTACTTCGCTATCATCTATTGATTCATAGTTAAGAATATAATCAATGGCGCGGGCTTGGCCCATATCAAGATAAAACTTTATTTCTTCTGGTGTTGCGCCAAATCCTACTCGGCGTAACATATGAGCGACGCTTCTTTCATTCCATTCAGCAGCACACATAGTATTTTTTCCTTCTTTTTAGTAATTTTTATTTTTTAAGACTTGTTGTTTGTTGTGTTTCTTAGAGAGATGACTTGTTAAATTTTTTTATTTGTGACTTTAACTGTCTTAATAATGGGGCCAGGAACTACTTGACCAGCTAAAATTGTAATATCTCTATCAGAACTATCTGAATCAGCACGTCCACTTGCACCTTGAGCTACAATAATAATTCGTGCTTTTGTTGTAGAGAGATCTAGAGGTACTTGCCATCTAAATTCCTGAATATCACCACTTAAGCCACTAATAATTAGCTTTGGAATATCCATTAATCCATTTACTTGAATAAAAATATCATGAGAAATAGCATTAGTTGATGTCCATTTGACCGTAGTTACTTGTCCACCTGTAAAAGTTTCACCACCATTTGGAGAAGATAGAGTAACCTCTGGGTCAGAAAAACTTCCTATTTCAAATGCTGTTGTATAAATAAAATCGCCTTCGCTATTACCAAGACCATCAGCAGCATTTCCGCTAGCATAAAAAATTACTGGCCCACGATCTACATCTGGCGCAACCCATTCAAATACCCAATCTCGTCCACCTGGAGTAGTTGCCATTGAACCTTGGTTAGTATGTTCAACATATACACGGTTATCACTGGTAATTATTTGAGTATTTGCAGCATCAGTAATAACAAATTGTCCAACAGCTTGTTCTTGTTTGTCTAAGGCAGTTAGCTGAAATCCCCAACGTTTTTGATTATTTTGTCTAACATTTACACGGACTTTTATTCTTTGGCCTGCTTGATAGGTTTTTGGTAAATCTAAAATTTCTACCCGTCCCGGGCCCCGATTAAGCTCAAAAGAGTCATGACAATCAACACAAGTTAACTCACCTGGCGCGCCTGTCCGACCTGGTACAGGGCCGCTAGAAAATCCATAAGCTATACTTGTAATAACAAAGAAAATTAAGCAAACTATTATTTTTATATAATGGTTCATATACTTAGCCGATCACTTGAAGATTTATTGGTTATTCAATATCTTAAGAGATTATAAATATAAAAGTAGTTTGAAAATTTTTGGCGGTGTCCCTCAGTTTCCGTGATGAGTTTAAGTGATAGAAGACTGAATATAAGAAAAAACTAGTTCAGGAATATAGGTAACTATATGAAAACAATATATGTAAAGCAAAAGGTTTTTTGCTACAATTTTTCAAATGTTTAATCAAAGCTGAATTTCTTATAATCTTGTCTTGATCACTCACTGTTAAAATAGCTCCCTTAGCCCCATAAACCCTGCTTTTGCTCCTTTAAGAACCATCTTTTATATGATTCTCTACCTTCTTTCATCACGGAAACTGAGGGACACTACCGTGCTTATAGGTTAAATGTTCTTTCAGTTGGCTAGTTGGGCTAATTTTGTAATCATTCGTTTTTTGTATTAGGATCATTTTTAGGAGTTGTAGTTGAACTATTGTTAGTAGGATTAGGAGCATTGTTAATAGGCTTTGTAAGGGTTTTAGGTTCAGTTTCAGATTCAGATTCAGATTCAGATTCAGGTAAAGAGCCTTCAAACTTCTTAATTAAACTAGGGACAAATCTTTCACTAAAAGCAGCAACAATACAAAAAGCTAAAAGGCCAGCAAGAGGGTTAGAAAAACTATTGATTAAACCAACTACAACATTAGATTTTATGGCAAGGGCGGTTAACAAAGCACCAATTTCCCCGACGATGACACGAGCTACACCTTCACTTATATAAGTATATTTACGTGATCCAGTTGTAGACATTTCTATATTTTGTAAACGGGTAAATATAGATAATAATGCTCCTAGAGAACCAAACAGCATTCCAAGAACTATATCAATATTTATTTTGTAAGATAGAACCCAATCTTTGTTAATCCAAAGCAGCAATGCAATGCTCATAGAAAGCAACGTCATAAAAACGGCCCTATCACATAACAAATTCTATAGTTTTCTGTGGCTTTTTCTTGAAGATATGCTCTTGCTTTAAGAAGGACTTCTTGTGCTGCATCATGTTGGCCTATCAAGCTGTCAGCTAAACTTTGTGCAAGCAATACTTTAAAAGATTGTTTTTCTTCTTGTGTTAAAGGCTCTTTGCACAATACTTCTAACTCTATTATGGTGCTTATGGTTTTTGATGTATTAGCATCAAGACTACAAGAGGAAGCAGTAGACCATTGGATCTCGTCTTGATCATCAAGGTAGACTATTAAATCTTTTGAGCCGTAAACTAATGTTTTAATGGTTTTATTTAAGCTAGGATCTTTATCACCTTCGCAAAAGTTTCCAAAATCAGATACTTCTATGCCTCGACCTTTTTCAATATGTGTGGGCGTTACAGATGGATTTGCAATTAGAGTATTTTTGTTATCATTCGATTCTGGCATAGTATTCTTAGACCTTTATTATTTATGGTGTGTATTCACTAAGACATAAAAGATAAGTAGAAACATACAACAAATTAGGAAAA
This region includes:
- a CDS encoding DUF1800 domain-containing protein, with product MCAAEWNERSVAHMLRRVGFGATPEEIKFYLDMGQARAIDYILNYESIDDSEVDRQIAAANLDLTKTSDLILWWVLRMIFTKRPLQEKMVFFWHDHFATAIFKVKEQELMLQQNQLFRKFALGNFQDFLLAVSQDPAMIIWLDNFTNKKGQPNENYARELNELFSMGVGNYTEMDVKEAARAFTGWSINRRTKEFQFETNQHDFGTKTFLGETGPFNGDDIVRIISGKPATAQFISKKLFEFFAFQNPKQSTIDNLANIYLTSRFSIKAVMQAILTSDEFFSEKAFNSIVKSPTEYVVGTLKMLKATIDTRGKAGDILNSLSIQGQTLFNPPSVSGWDGGIEWINTSTLLNRFNFANTLSSNRMTRGATIDPKALLSNSKATKSKDVVDFFLKQLGLFDVDVLSNKTLKKYLDQNDDGSKGKFTLTDANIDKKVRGLIHLIITLPDYQLN
- a CDS encoding DUF1501 domain-containing protein, with amino-acid sequence MAHSRRDFLKGTIGLLSLSIASPELCFQSSSNVFAAPNPSGKVLVVVQLDGGNDGLNTVIPYTDKAYYDARPMLAIAESSVLKASDNLGFHPVMSKFKSLFDQKRIAVIQNTGYPNPNLSHFQSRAIYHRADPTTREEVFQLGWLGKYGDVKLSDTGNPLSVINLGDGRGSAALPKSLVAEKLIPASINSFPLYQFQTDAKYPADRNNQINTLAKSNAIKSDDFNFLYVEQTALDALDSSQSLQAGITKYTPTIKYPENSLGVQLQMAAQVIAGDLGAQVIHVTLGGFDTHSGQKSDHEELLTAISESFDAFYQDLVRLGKADSVLVMAFSEFGRRVRENGSAGTDHGTSGPMFVMGNAVKGGFYGNSPNLTNLDNTGNTIFDIDFRSVYSTILSDWLLTDPQPILGGKFENIGFINK